Part of the Henckelia pumila isolate YLH828 chromosome 2, ASM3356847v2, whole genome shotgun sequence genome is shown below.
AATCAACTTAATGCATAATTTTGCATAATTAAGGGTGCTGAGGCTAAaccttaattatttaaaattatacggTTCACCGGACAAAAATTTTGGCTTCACTTAATGTTTTATAAGAATAATTACTTAGTAACATAATCgacactttctaagagtgctcccagttgATAGGTAGGGCgaggcctctttaaaaacctattttctagacagagcaacgttcatcAGGGAGActagtcgcaagtcaaggcagtttaaaccggtctgtgaaaaactcccttagatcatgtttTATAATGTTACTTCATAATTATTATTCAACTCCATAATGTGAATCTTTAtgccaaaaaaaatttttatcaaaaattttattcacATTTTTAACATGAATTGTTCATATAAATcataaatatcataataataatttaatatgaaCATAATGTGAATATAACCAATATTTTCCAATATAATTgcatttaaaaattcaaaatataaatgtcaaacataatattaattttgcatgttaatcaaataaataaatacccaTAGTATTTGACATAACATATAGCATGCAAAATTACTAAACATATattggaaattatatatatatatatatatatatatatatatatatacaacttTTGTCGGCatttcttattattttaattaaaaataaaatacaacttGCCGACACATGTTATCTCAACAATTGAATGAAATGATCTGACTCCACGTGAAGGTTCCTTAGCATTAATCATTAATGCATATATCTAAATATTTCACATGCACAACTTCATCTTCAACCTTCGTTTCTCATTTCAGAACTTGCAGAAAACATTATTCTTCTTTGAAAATTACGAacagaaaaatttaaaaaaaatttcttttcttaAGTTTACCAAAATCTTGTGTCCACTCTCGATTCTCAATACatgcttcaaaaatatttgcatATCAAAATTTGAGAATCAATTTTTCGAAGTTTCACCGTACGAAGAATCGAGCAAAATCAAGAACAAATATTCAAGGCAGAGGTatcatggctctgataccaaatgttAGAGTTTTCTCAATTATCATGTTTATACAATATATGAACATGATAAATAATATGCGGAAGCAAGATCGAACGTTACCTCCAGCCATCGAATAATTTGTATGTGTGCTGCTTTCCTCTCCAGTTGAAGCCCTCTAAACACTCCAACTCTCTAGCAGATGGTGTATTTGTGTTGTTATGAGTTGTGTATTTAGGGACCTCAAGAGCCTCggtatttataggcaaattttCATACCATCAATGAGTTCGGGAGCACGAGATTCAAACTAAGTGTGCGTTGCGTGTCTCACTTTTCTGAATGTGAGACGCCATATGCACAGTGTTCAAGTATGGCGGCATCGGTCGCCACCGCTTCCGTCATCGTATATATCTCGTTTTTAATTATGTGCCATATTTTCTTACAATACGGTCGCGGAGACAATTGGTTTTTGCAACATAGAGCCAGCTTTACCGATATTCTTCAAGATGTCCATTTCGAGTGCGAGACATGGGAAATCAGGAAAGAGTTGAAGCTCATATGTTTCCATCTGTTCGATCCCGATGTCGTCTACTTGGGATGCCATTATGTTTTTCTATCTTACAACTTGCGGGAAGGGAAATCGTAGGTTCTCAAGACTTATGCTCTTAGTCGAAGCTGGAACTTTATATGGAGTCGAGCCTTTTGCTTGGTTATTCCGCCGCTTCCACCGCGGATTCCCTTCGTCGCCTCGTCAAAGGAACGAAGGGAACGAATCTAGCTTACTAGGTGACCGATTATTtcggtattaaaaataattactggcaagtgtaccaggtcaagttataatatagttggacagagtccaagtcgatcccacagagactaatGTTTAAATACTAAGATATAGACTATTCAAATTAATCTAGCTAaataaaatgaaggatttttctgaactattaaactaattaaattaaaataaattattctaaaacagaaacttaaattaaattaaaagagcAGAAAAGCTTTAAGACTGATTCAAATTTTAGGAAAACGACCAGGAACACACAACGGTACCAGACATCGATAATTGCCACGTATTGGatttaatcaaacaaaacattcatattcacgacgaaattccctagaataattattaacctatttctagaattaataaccctattttcatttaacagtccaattatttctaaatgaatttaattaaacaaaaacgcattcacgagttatggaatttcagctttcgcctaaaatcgtacactgaaaccgaatactatttctagtcggtttaaccatgtattgatcaatatttttgaagctaaatttcaatcttttctttttcaagtCCATATCGAACGACATACATGCAATTAATTGGCCAGATTAAAAGCAAGAATTATGCACAaacattaatcaataaatattccataaatcaaaattcaatcaatccgttccatgaacaaaaatcaataGTCTGGCCCTATTGTGGCCCCGGTCAAAAGACGACTActccataataataaaatcaaacaaaagtttcatgtttgaattcataataaaataaaacaaaaaaagagGAAAAGAAAATTCTCAGCAATAATGCCGAATCTTGCTTGCGTTGCGCGTTTCTTCTCTTCCAAGCTCCAGCCGTCAAATCCCGAAAATCTCTCCAAAACTTATCAGTCTAAAATCATAAGTTCAAAAGTCCTCTCCAATTAGGGCTTTATTCCCTTTTATACCTCCTTTATTTTCGTCCAAAATAATGTCTAATATTGCCCAAAATAATCAGAATTCCAAAAATCCCAAATTCTGCACGAATTATTTTTTTCCATATTTGCAGTGTACACGGACCCCGGACAAGGTCCGTGCCTAGGTCCGTGTATTAAAACTTCAGCCCAAACAAAATACGAAGCCACACGGACCCTCTTCCAGaaggtgcacggggtccgtgcatttctCTGTTATGAAAATCTCAAACGCcgaaggtacacggacccttTCCCAGAcagtgcacggggtccgtgtattaTTTTTCTTCCAAGGTCTTTTGCTTTGAACATGCACGGACCCTCTTCCAGAcgatgcacggggtccgtgtattttTCCTTCCTTCAATTCTCTTAGCTACTTAAGATTTTTCCGTGTTCTCCGGCCAAGATCCAACGTGTCATTGAATTGTTTgactttttcttcaatattcagtTCTTCTCAAATCTTAGTCAAACCTACAAACATAGAAAATATGACGATTTATGCACAAAACTCGGAATATAAATGCCAAATAAACACGAATACGACAAAATAAAATGCCAAATAATCTATAAAATTCGTGCTTATCAAATCCCCCACACTTAGCTTTTGTTCGTCCTCGAACAAATCAGAAGAAATTAGAGATGAGAAATATCGACACAGAGTGGCACAATCAAAATATTTCAATCTACCAAATCTCGTCACACCCAATCAAAAGCTCATACTTCGAAAATCACAAGCCTCGCTTTCGTCGCAATTTAAAACTCGAACACTACCCAGAAAAGATCAACAGAATGAGACGTGTATAGTGTGAGTGTCAGAACTTATACTCCTCAAAAGTTTTTCGGTTTAAAGATCTCTCATGTTTATTCACCAActaaaatttttctttctttttctcgCCCCATATGCTTCTCTTTCATATCCCTCTCTACTAAATATGGAACAATtatgactcggtcaataggtctttTAAGCTTATAACGTTCGGCCATGGTTCACGGCTACAATAAAGGATAGGAAAGCAAAAATGAGAGACAACAAACAAGTTGCCATTTAGCGCAATTAAAAAGCTTCATTCTCCATCTATTATTGAATTTCATCACTTTCTTTTGATTCATCAATACAACCCattctcttcttctttttcctccTTTTCTTTTCAATAccccttaaatttttttttcgggtactttcttctcttttttctttttttttttcttttcaactcaaccctttctttcattcaaaaataattcACTAAAtccttcaaatatttttttgtgaataCTTGGAGTTTTTTGTATATTTAAAAGCGCCAAAAAGGTTTGTTTCTCTCAAAACTTAGGTAGGAAAAATAGTGTATGGCTAAAAATCAGGTGGTCAATGTAGGACAGAAGAGATGACGAATGGGGTCTAATTGTGTGCCATTGGCACACACCATTCGATTTTTATCAGGCTCAATGGGGTTACTaggaaaaaaaatgatttctcAGGTAgtcttgaaaggctcaaacggtccaaagatcgcctaaatcatccctaagtcATAATCATTCAAATTTTCGCTTCGAGGACTAATCAGACAAGTTCTAGGGATAACAACTgcaatttttctctcttttaccaaattttttttcccaTGAGATCACCTCTTACCAATTCACAATTAACTTGCATAAGTCTGACAAAAGTGCATGAAAGGTGTCTCATAAAGTCAATGCAAAACTAGTTCATATCAAAGTCTCTCCTTGCAACTACAGCTAATCTCATTCAGTTCTAGGCACAAAACAATTTTTCAGGCGATCAAAAATCTAGCAAACTAATTGGTATGTCATGTAAACCACAAGTGCTCATCTCCTTTTATTTTGAAAGTTTTTGCTAAGTGATGTGAAACAGAGCGTAATGAACGACCTACCCCCACACTTAGAATGCGACACTGTCCTCAGTGTTAAGCTAATAAAACATAAAGCAAGAAAAATAGTAATAGCAAAAACACTTCCCTGAAAAATGTCGTTGGCCATGCAACACAAGGGGCAGGTGACAGCCTGAATGATAAGACGCCCAACAATACGCGCTCTCTCTCCTCCTCAATCATCGATTTACTCAGATTCAGTAAAAATCTGCACCCACAAAAATTCACCGAGATTAACTAAAGAAgaactaaaaataaattaaacaataaaaacaaaacaaaacgaaataaaaaataaaataaaataaaaaaaacaaaaggaaaagaaactgggttgcctcccagcaagcgctaaatttatagtctatagcccgactatgctTCCCTTTCAATTTTAAGGTGGATCATTTGATGTCGTGGATCTATATCCTTCGTCACCACGATTTCTGCCTATGCTGTCATCCACCATCACTATGGGTCCAAGTCCTTTTATATCATCGATGCTCCACCCCATTGTGCGAATATAATCGCGTAAGAGCCTAGCAAGCTTTGATTCTTCCCTACCTGCCAAATAAGATGACACAATTACAGGTGTACTTGAATCTTCCAATGTCACATATTTcaaataagagagaaaagattTATATTCAAGTCCAGGAGGCTCTTCGAcagaaaattttggattttgcgAGATTGCAGTTAATTCTTTCTTCTTCAAAGAGGACAATTTCACTTCATTTCGTACCCCAACATTGCTACCTACACATGTACTACGAGCATCAACATTCAGACAAAAATCATTTACTTTAGGATAAGAAGAATCACTTTTAAACATATTAAACACCACTTGCTTCTCATTCAATCGAAGTATTAATTCCCCCTTCTGAACATCAATTAATGCTCTACTGGTTTCCAAGAATGGACGTCCTAATATCAAAGGTGTTTCACGATCATCATCCATATCAAGTACCACAAAGTCCACAGGAAAGATAAATTCATCAACTTTAAGCAAAACATTCTCCACTATTCCCTTAGGATGTTTAATTGATCTATCAGCAAGCTTGAGGGACATAGTGGTAGGTTCCATTACGCCTATACCCAATTTTTTTGCAAGTGAATATGGCATTAAATTGATACTAGCACCTAGATCACATAAAGCCTTATCAAATGACATACTACCGATAGCAcaaggtatagaaaaactccctggatcttgaaTTTTTGGTGGGAGCTTGTTTAGAAGTACTGCCGAACATTCCTCATTCAAATTCACGGTACCCAAATTGGTCAGCTTCCTTTTATTTGCTAGAATTTCTTTCAAGAACTTAGCATAACTCGGTATTTGAGCTAGGGCATCTGCAAAAGGGATGTTAACAtggagtttcttgaaaatttcaagaaattttttaaattgatgatcaaaatttaattgtttagctCTTTGGGGAAAAGGAAGACTAGAAATATCAACATTAGAATTTAAGTCATCTTCCTTACTTTTCTTACCTTTGCGTGGAGAGAGAATGACTTGTTCTGGTGTGTGCTCTACCTTGACTTCTTTCTCCTCTGTCTTGACTGTCATAGCTTGTTGCACAAATATGGCATTCACTTCCTTAGGATTCTTCACTGTGTCACTAGGTAGTGAGCCTGGAGCCCGGGAAGATAACTGGTTCGCCAATTGTCCCAACTGAGTTTCCACCCTTTGCATCATGGCATcatggttctgccatctcatCTCGTTTCCAGCTATGTATTTTGCAAGCATATCTTCAAGATTTGACTTGTTCTCAGATGTGTTGAAACCCGGCGGCATAGAAGGTCCAGCACCTTGTGGAGGTCTAACTGTTTGCTGCGGAGGCCTTTGCTGTGTAGGCTGCTGAGGTAGATTAAAACATTGAGGCTCGACAGAATTTTCAGCCTGTTTCCACCCAAAATTTGGGTGACTTCTCCAACCCAGATTGTATGAGAAACTGTACGGATTAAACTGTTGTCGCCCTTGGTTCCCCACATAATTAACCGAATCTCCTTCAAAAACTGGTATCCCATCAAAAAATGCATCTGGCATGAATGGAATGCCACTTGATGGTCCTCCAACTGCCTCAGTGCTTCCTTGGACTTGATTCACTTGTTTTACTGGTGCCGATTTATTAGCTTGCAGTTGGGACACTTGATGGTTCAGTCCATCGAGTTTTGCTGTAATCGCTGTTAGAGCATCCATCTCAAGGAATCCAACTTTCCTTTCTCTCCTGCTGTCTTGCCAACCAACATTGCTTTCAGacatatttgatatgatttcaaGTGCTGCTGTAGGAGTCTTTCTATAGAGGCTGCCATTGGCAGCTGCATCAAGCATAGAACGAACAGATGAATCAACTCCATAGTAGAAAGTTTTTACTTGTTGGCCCACTGATAACCCATGCACCGTACATACTCTCAGCATCTTTTTAAATCTTGTCCATGCGGCATTCAAAGATTCCCCATCCTTTTGCCTGAAAGACATGATTTCATTCCGCAACTGTGTAACTTTGGTTggtgggaaatacttgtgcatGAACACTTCAACCAGACCATCCTAGGTAGTAATCGATCCCTCTCGCAAATCTCGAAGCCACTCAATTGCTTCTCCTTGTATTGAAAACGGAAATAACCTCAGCCGAACAGCATCAGAAGTCACTCCATTAAATTTGAAGGTGTCACATATTGACAAGAattgctccagatgagcgttcGGATCCTCAGAAGGCGCCCCTCCAAATCTGACTTGCATCTGTATCATCTGGATGATGGCTGGTTTAAGTTCAAAAGTGTTCTCTTGAACTGCAGGATGAACAATGCTGGATCCGTATCCTCCAACCAATGGTCTATGAAGATCCATCAGAGTGCGGTTATTCTCTTCTTCAGCCATATCTTCAAGCTCCTCTTCAGATTCAAAATTTAGAGCCAAATTATGCTGCCTTCGATCTCTACGTATATGACGAATAGTGCTTTCAATCTCTAGATCAAGTGGTATGTGGTTTTCAAAATCTCGAGCACGGCTCATATAACATGAGATATACtcctgaaaaaaaataaagcgCACAAATCAACCActtgaataaaaattaaacaaaataaaataaaaacctagtctcaaataaataatcaatcctaatattaaacaaatagtccccggcaacggcgccaaaaacttgactgattatttcggtattaaaaataattactggcaagtgtaccaggtcaagttataatatagttggacagagtccaagtcgatcccacagagactaatgtttaaatactaagatatagactattcaaattaatctaggctaaataaaatgaaggatttttctgaactattaaactaattaaattaaaataaattattctaaaacagaaacttaaattaaattaaaagagcAGAAAAGCTTTAAAACTGattcaaattttagaaaaacTACCAGGAACACACAACGGTACCAGACATCGATAATTGCCACGTATTGGATTTAATCAAACAAAACTCATTCATATTCACGACAAAATTCCCTAGAATAATTATTAAcctatttctagaattaataaCCCTATTTTCATTTAGCAGTCCAATTCTTTCTaaatgaatttaattaaacaaaaacgcattcacgagttatggaatttcagctttcgcctaaaatcgcacactgaaaccgaatattatttctagtcggtttaaccatgtgttgatcaatatttttgaatctaaatttcaatcttttctttttcaagtccagatcgaacgacatacatgcaattaattggccagattaaaagcaagaattatgcacaaacattaatcaataaatattccataaatcaaaattcaatcaatccgttccatgaacaaaaatcaataGTCTGGCCCTATTGTGGCCCCGATCAAAAGACGACTActccataataataaaatcaaacaaaagtttcatgtttgaattcataataaaataaaacagaaaaaGAGGAAAATAAAATTCTCAGCAATAGTGCCGAATCTTGCTTGCGTTGCGCGTTTCTTCTCTTCCAAGCTCCAGCCGTCAAATCCCGAAAATCTCTCCAAAACTTATCAGTCTAAAATCAGAAGTTCAAAAGTCCTCTCCAATTATGGCTTTATTCCCTTTTATACCTCCTTTATTTTCGTCCAAAATAATGTCTAATATTGCCCAAAATAATCAGAATTCCAAAAATCCCAAATTCTGCACGAATTATTTTTTTCCATATTTGCAGTGTACACGGAGCCCGGACAAGGTCCGTGCCTAGGTCCGTGTATTAAAACTTCAGCCCAAACAAAATACGAAGCCACACGGACCCTCTTCCAGAAGGTGCACGGGGTCCATGCATTTCTCTGTTATGAAAATCTCAAACGCcgaa
Proteins encoded:
- the LOC140878992 gene encoding uncharacterized protein; amino-acid sequence: MAEEENNRTLMDLHRPLVGGYGSSIVHPAVQENTFELKPAIIQMIQMQVRFGGAPSEDPNAHLEQFLSICDTFKFNGVTSDAVRLRQKDGESLNAAWTRFKKMLRVCTVHGLSVGQQVKTFYYGVDSSVRSMLDAAANGSLYRKTPTAALEIISNMSESNVGWQDSRRERKVGFLEMDALTAITAKLDGLNHQVSQLQANKSAPVKQVNQVQGSTEAVGGPSSGIPFMPDAFFDGIPVFEGDSVNYVGNQGRQQFNPYSFSYNLGWRSHPNFGWKQAENSVEPQCFNLPQQPTQQRPPQQTVRPPQGAGPSMPPGFNTSENKSNLEDMLAKYIAGNEMRWQNHDAMMQRVETQLGQLANQLSSRAPGSLPSDTVKNPKEVNAIFVQQAMTVKTEEKEVKVEHTPEQVILSPRKDALAQIPSYAKFLKEILANKRKLTNLGTVNLNEECSAVLLNKLPPKIQDPGSFSIPCAIGSMSFDKALCDLGASINLMPYSLAKKLGIGVMEPTTMSLKLADRSIKHPKGIVENVLLKVDEFIFPVDFVVLDMDDDRETPLILGRPFLETSRALIDVQKGELILRLNEKQVVFNMFKSDSSYPKVNDFCLNVDARSTCVGSNVGVRNEVKLSSLKKKELTAISQNPKFSVEEPPGLEYKSFLSYLKYVTLEDSSTPVIVSSYLAGREESKLARLLRDYIRTMGWSIDDIKGLGPIVMVDDSIGRNRGDEGYRSTTSNDPP